The following coding sequences lie in one Lolium perenne isolate Kyuss_39 chromosome 2, Kyuss_2.0, whole genome shotgun sequence genomic window:
- the LOC127323635 gene encoding protein NUCLEAR FUSION DEFECTIVE 4 — protein sequence MGMVGERLRAFSTNRWLVFVAAMWLQSMAGIGYLFGAISPVVKDALGYNQRQVAALGIAKDLGDCVGFLAGSLSAMLPPWGMLLIGAVQNFIGYGWLWLIVTKQAPALPLSMMCVLIFFGTNGETYFNTTSLVTCIQNFPKSRGPTVGILKGFAGLSSAIITQLYAVMHTPDSATLVFMVAVGPSLVALGLMFVIRPVGGHRQVRASDNNSFMFIYTICLLLASYLVGVMLVQDFLELSDDVATSLTVILFILLILPIAIPVTLTFFSKNEYPCSVEEALLCESPKGQASTSEERDDQPELILSEVEEEKPKDMDLLSPSERRKKIAKLQAKLVQAAARGGVRIRQRPHRGDNFTLMQALVKADFWLIWLSLLLGSGSGLTVIDNLGQMSQAAGYIDVHNFVSLTSIWNFLGRVGGGYFSEIIVRDHTYPRHIALALAQILMAAGHFLFAMAWPGTMYMGTFLVGLAYGAHWAIVPAAVSELFGVKHFGAMYNFLTVANPTGSLIFSGLIASTFYDYEAEKQAQMIPGMGSLAEEGPLKCEGAVCFFVSSLIMSAFCVVGAGLSLVIVYRTKSVYRRLYRSVRR from the exons ATGGGGATGGTCGGGGAGAGGCTGAGAGCCTTCTCGACGAACCGATGGCTCGTCTTCGTGGCCGCAATGTGGCTGCAGTCCATGGCCGGCATCGGGTACCTCTTCGGCGCCATCTCCCCCGTGGTCAAGGACGCCCTCGGCTACAACCAGAGGCAGGTGGCGGCGCTCGGCATCGCCAAGGACCTGGGGGACTGCGTCGGGTTCCTCGCCGGCTCGCTCTCCGCCATGCTGCCGCCCTGGGGGATGCTGCTCATCGGCGCCGTGCAGAACTTCATCGGATACGGCTGGCTCTGGCTCATCGTCACCAAGCAGGCCCCCGCGCTTCCCCTCTCCATG atgtgtgtcCTTATTTTTTTTGGAACCAACGGCGAGACATACTTCAACACAACTTCACTTGTTACATGCATCCAGAATTTCCCGAAGAGCAGAGGCCCAACTGTGGGCATCCTGAAAGGATTTGCTGGCCTTAGCAGCGCAATTATAACTCAACTATATGCAGTAATGCACACACCAGACAGTGCAACTCTTGTCTTCATGGTTGCAGTCGGGCCATCACTTGTTGCCCTTGGCCTGATGTTTGTTATTAGGCCTGTGGGGGGTCATCGACAGGTGCGAGCATCTGACAATAACAGCTTCATGTTCATCTACACCATCTGCTTGCTCCTCGCCTCATATCTTGTTGGTGTCATGCTAGTCCAAGATTTCCTGGAACTGAGTGACGATGTGGCTACCTCTCTCACCGTGATTCTTTTCATCTTGCTTATTTTGCCAATTGCGATCCCTGTGACCTTGACATTTTTCTCAAAAAATGAATATCCATGTTCAGTTGAAGAGGCTCTGCTGTGTGAATCACCTAAAGGACAGGCAAGTACTTCAGAAGAAAGGGATGATCAACCAGAGTTAATTCTAAGTGAGGTGGAAGAAGAGAAGCCTAAAGACATGGATTTATTGTCCCCATCTGAAAGGAGGAAAAAAATTGCAAAGTTGCAGGCCAAGTTAGTGCAAGCTGCAGCAAGAGGTGGGGTTAGAATCAGGCAAAGACCACACAGGGGAGATAACTTCACCCTGATGCAGGCATTAGTCAaggctgatttttggcttatttggtTATCGCTTCTACTTGGGTCGGGGTCAGGCCTGACAGTGATCGACAATCTGGGTCAGATGAGCCAAGCTGCCGGGTATATAGACGTGCATAACTTTGTGTCATTGACGAGCATATGGAACTTTCTTGGCCGTGTTGGAGGTGGCTACTTCTCTGAAATTATTGTCAG GGATCATACATACCCAAGGCACATAGCACTGGCACTCGCTCAGATCCTGATGGCTGCTGGGCATTTCCTTTTTGCAATGGCTTGGCCTGGAACCATGTACATGGGAACCTTCTTAGTTGGGCTTGCATATGGAGCTCACTGGGCCATTGTGCCGGCTGCCGTCTCTGAACTTTTCGGCGTAAAACACTTTGGGGCAATGTACAACTTTCTCACAGTAGCAAACCCCACAGGGTCACTCATCTTCTCAGGTCTCATTGCCAGTACCTTCTATGACTATGAAGCTGAAAAACAAGCACAAATGATTCCTGGCATGGGTTCGCTTGCAGAAGAAGGGCCACTCAAGTGTGAAGGCGCTGTTTGCTTCTTCGTGAGCTCATTGATCATGTCTGCGTTTTGTGTTGTTGGAGCTGGCTTGAGCCTGGTCATTGTTTACAGGACCAAGTCCGTGTACAGACGTCTTTATCGATCTGTCCGGCGATGA
- the LOC127323633 gene encoding uncharacterized protein: MSATVEYNMDEAVKARTIAESKFHVRDLRGARKYAIKAQNLCPSLEGISQMVSTLEVHLAADSKIDGECDWYRILSLGAFADEEDVKKQYRKLALQLHPDKNKTVGAEEAFKLISEAWSVLSDTSRKAIYDQKRSDHSVVNVTNGMYTYDKKATKRARKNAAAAAAAAAAAAAAAAEATTRPAGVETFWTSCNRCRMQYEYLRMYLNHNLLCPNCHHAFMAVETGFPCNGSSSSFSWSTKQQPQNHNNNSTKNSYGSTSRTSSIPGTGHGGYQQDSTYDAYNTQSFQWNQYAKTTPAAGTNAYSAQPSEKPRRTNEESYTYNYPTSGNICDPEITTSRRGRFAKRRRHSNDYSAVDYGGDNKDTVVANTETIAFADVGRVNGTTVEKLRSAVSVKRANVLREISQIDTRSLLIEKAKEAVRGKLHELSVASCSRHAEKRKSEGKVYPSDNNIKANGVLSGKPGKGLKLCNSISVDTQVPATAVDEKNAEQKRVPVSIDVPDPDFHDFDKDRTERAFYSDQVWATYDSEDGMPRLYAMVQKVLSMRPFRIRMSFLNSKSNIELAPINWVASGFQKTCGDFRVGRYQITETVNIFSHKVSWTKGPRGIIRIIPQKGDTWALYRDWSPDWNELTPDDVIYKYEIVEVIDEFTEEEGLTVIPLLKVAGFKAVFHRHMDPKEVRRIPKCELFRFSHQVPSRLLTGEEGNNAPEGCHELDPAATPVDLLKVITEVNEDATTQTAKEGNSEH, from the coding sequence ATGAGTGCAACTGTGGAGTACAATATGGATGAAGCTGTGAAAGCGCGAACTATCGCGGAGAGCAAGTTTCATGTGCGTGACCTCAGGGGCGCACGCAAGTACGCGATCAAGGCCCAGAATCTCTGCCCCTCACTTGAGGGCATATCCCAGATGGTGTCCACTCTTGAAGTTCATCTTGCAGCAGACTCCAAGATTGATGGAGAGTGTGACTGGTATCGGATCTTGTCCCTAGGCGCATTTGCAGATGAAGAGGATGTCAAGAAGCAGTACAGGAAGCTAGCTCTCCAGCTGCACCCTGACAAGAACAAGACAGTTGGTGCTGAGGAGGCCTTTAAACTGATTTCCGAGGCATGGAGTGTGCTGTCTGATACTAGTAGGAAGGCAATTTATGATCAGAAGAGGTCAGATCATTCTGTTGTCAACGTAACCAATGGCATGTATACATATGACAAGAAAGCGACCAAGAGAGCTCGGAAGAATGCtgcggccgctgccgccgccgctgctgctgctgcagcgGCAGCTGCAGAGGCTACTACTCGTCCTGCTGGAGTTGAAACTTTCTGGACATCTTGCAATCGCTGTCGTATGCAGTATGAATACTTAAGAATGTATCTTAATCATAATCTTCTGTGCCCAAACTGCCATCATGCATTCATGGCGGTAGAGACTGGATTTCCTTGCAACGGGAGCAGTTCATCGTTCTCCTGGTCAACCAAGCAGCAGCCGCAGAATCACAATAACAATTCCACCAAAAATTCATATGGCTCAACAAGCAGGACTTCGAGCATTCCGGGGACAGGGCATGGGGGGTACCAGCAAGATAGTACTTATGATGCCTACAACACTCAGAGCTTTCAGTGGAATCAGTACGCCAAGACGACACCTGCAGCTGGTACAAATGCTTACAGTGCCCAACCTTCTGAGAAACCGAGGAGAACGAATGAAGAGAGCTACACATACAACTACCCTACAAGTGGAAACATATGTGATCCTGAGATAACTACTTCAAGGCGTGGCCGGTTTGCAAAGCGGAGAAGGCATAGTAATGATTATAGTGCTGTGGATTATGGTGGAGATAACAAAGACACAGTGGTTGCGAACACAGAAACAATTGCTTTCGCAGATGTAGGACGGGTTAATGGCACTACAGTGGAAAAGTTGAGATCTGCAGTGAGTGTAAAGAGGGCTAATGTTTTGAGAGAGATCTCCCAGATTGATACACGAAGCCTACTTATTGAGAAAGCCAAAGAAGCTGTCAGGGGAAAATTGCATGAGCTGAGCGTGGCATCATGTTCACGGCATGCAGAGAAAAGGAAGTCGGAAGGGAAGGTATATCCTAGTGACAACAACATAAAGGCAAATGGGGTCCTCTCTGGCAAACCTGGCAAAGGACTGAAGCTATGCAATTCAATAAGTGTTGACACCCAAGTACCTGCAACTGCAGTTGATGAAAAGAATGCAGAACAGAAGCGTGTGCCTGTTTCTATCGATGTCCCAGACCCTGATTTCCATGATTTTGATAAGGATCGCACAGAGAGAGCTTTTTATAGTGACCAAGTATGGGCTACATATGATAGTGAGGATGGTATGCCTCGTCTATATGCAATGGTGCAGAAAGTTCTTTCAATGAGACCTTTCAGAATCCGCATGAGTTTTCTCAACTCCAAATCCAATATTGAACTGGCACCAATAAACTGGGTTGCCTCTGGCTTCCAGAAAACATGCGGAGATTTCAGGGTTGGAAGGTACCAGATTACCGAAACAGTCAACATATTTTCGCATAAAGTCAGCTGGACAAAAGGCCCCCGTGGGATTATCAGAATTATTCCTCAGAAAGGTGATACATGGGCTTTGTACCGAGACTGGTCTCCTGATTGGAATGAGCTTACACCTGATGATGTGATATATAAGTATGAGATTGTAGAAGTTATTGATGAGTTCACTGAAGAGGAAGGGCTGACTGTCATTCCATTGTTGAAGGTTGCTGGTTTCAAAGCTGTCTTCCATAGGCACATGGACCCCAAGGAGGTCAGGAGGATACCAAAGTGTGAGCTGTTTCGGTTCTCACATCAGGTTCCTTCTCGACTGCTGACTGGGGAGGAAGGCAACAATGCCCCAGAAGGTTGTCATGAGCTTGATCCTGCTGCAACTCCAGTGGACCTTCtaaaggttattacagaggtcaaTGAAGATGCGACGACACAAACTGCTAAAGAGGGCAACTCTGAACACTGA
- the LOC127323634 gene encoding uncharacterized protein, with amino-acid sequence MSTGGADKSGSGGGAAPVKTPSDFLKSIRGRPVVVKLNSGVDYRGILACLDGYMNIAMEQTEEYVNGQLKNKYGDAFIRGNNVLYISTSKRPPTDGA; translated from the exons ATGAGCACCGGCGGCGCGGACAAGTCCGGCAGCGGCGGGGGAGCAGCGCCGGTGAAGACGCCCTCGGACTTCCTCAAGTCCATCAGGGGCCGCCCCGTCGTCGTCAAGCTCAACTCCGGCGTCGACTACAGAG GTATTCTGGCTTGTCTGGATGGTTATATGAACATTGCGATGGAGCAAACTGAAGAGTACGTCAACGGTCAGCTGAAGAACAAATACGGTGATGCCTTCATCAGAGGCAACAACG TTCTATACATCAGCACCTCGAAGCGACCCCCCACTGATGGAGCATAA